The genomic segment ATTAGCTGCTAAATACCCAATTATTTCTATCGAAGACGGAATGTATGAAAACGACTGGGATGGATGGAAATTATTGACTGAAAAAATTGGTGACAAAGTACAATTAGTTGGAGACGATTTGTTTGTAACTAATGTAGAGCGTTTGTCAACAGGAATTGAAAAAGGAATTGCCAATTCGATTTTAGTAAAAGTAAACCAAATTGGTACCTTGACTGAAACGATCGCAGCAGTAAACATGGCAAAAAATGCAGGTTATACTTCAGTAATGTCACACCGTTCAGGAGAAACAGAAGACAACACTATTGCTGATTTAGCTGTGGCGTTGAACTGTGGTCAAATTAAAACAGGTTCGGCTTCACGTTCTGATCGTATGGCCAAATACAATCAGTTGATTCGTATTGAAGAAGAACTAGGAAATACAGCTTACTTTCCTGGAAAAAATGCTTTCAAAATTAAATAATCAACTCATTTGATAGTAATTAACCATTCGCTTATAGTGAATGGTTTTTTTTTGTAAAAAAATTAACACTTTCAATACGGGATTAATTTTCAAATTAATATTGAATTCCCTAAATTTGAGAAAAATATTTTATAAATTTTTATTTCTATTAATAATATGTCAAAAATAGCAACATTAGAAATCGATGGCAATCAATTTGAACTCCCACTTATTGTTGGAAGCGAAAATGAAGGTGCTGTTGATATAAGTAAATTACGTGACGCTTCGGGTTTAATTACATTAGATCCAGGCTACAAAAATTCAGGATCATGTAAAAGTGAAATCACTTTCCTTGATGGAGAACTAGGTATATTACGCTACCGCGGTTATTCTATTGAAGATTTGGCTGAAAAATCGAATTTTCTAGAGGTTTCTTATTTAGTTATTTTTGGTGAACTACCTACAGCAGAGCAATTGCATCAGTTTGAGGAAGACATTAGAAAATATACTTTGGTGAACGAGGAAATGAAAAATATCATTGATGGTTTCCCAAAAACAGCTCATCCAATGGGTGTTTTGTCAGCTTTGACAAGTGCTTTGACTGCGTTTAATCCAAAGTCAGTTAATGTTGAGAATAGTAAAGAAATGTACGAAGCGGTTTGTAAGACTATGGGTAAATTCTTAGTTATTGCAACTTGGACGTATAGAAAGAGCATGGGCTTCCCGTTAAATTATTATGATAATACAAAAGGATACGTAGAAAATTTCATGCATTTGATGTTTGAATTGCCTACAGGACCTTATGCTGCTGATCCAGTAGTTATTAATGCTTTGGATAAATTATTCATTCTTCATGCTGATCACGAGCAAAACTGTTCTACTTCTACTGTACGTATGGTAGGTTCTTCACATGCTGGTTTGTTTGCTTCTATTTCTGCAGGGGTTTCTGCACTTTGGGGACCACTTCACGGCGGAGCAAATCAAGCGGTACTAGAAATGCTTGAAGAAATTTACAAAACAGGTGGTGATGCGGATAAGTATTTGGCTAAAGCCAAAGATAAAAATGATCCATTCCGTTTGATGGGATTTGGTCACCGTGTGTACAAAAACTTTGATCCAAGAGCTAAAATTATCAAAAAAGCGGCTGATGAAGTATTGGGAACACTTGGCGTTGAAGATCCAATTTTAGCAATTGCTAAAAAATTAGAAGAGTCTGCATTAGAAGACGAATACTTCAAATCAAGAAATTTATATCCAAACGTGGATTTCTATTCTGGAATTATTTACAGAGCCTTAGGAATTCCTACGGATATGTTTACCGTAATGTTTGCTATTGGAAGATTACCTGGTTGGATTGCGCAATGGAAAGAAATGCGTGAAAACAAAGAGCCTATTGGTAGACCAAGACAAGTTTATGTTGGACATCCTTTAAGAGAATTTAAACGATAATTCGAATACGAATATTTCTAAAGCTTCACTTTCTAGTGAAGCTTTTTTTGTTATCTTAGCTCACTTAAATCCCGAATTTATGTTGCAATTAAATGTGAAAGATGAGTCGTCAAGACTTCGAGCTGTAGTGCTGGGGACTGCAAAAAGTAATGGGCCAACTCCAAAAATTGAGGAGGCATACGATCCAAAATCATTGGAACATATTATAGCAGGGACCTACCCAATTGAAGCCGATATGGTTCTTGAAATGGATGCTTTCGAAGCAGTTTTCAAAAAGTATGGTGTAACCGTGTATCGTCCTGAAATAATTGAAAATTACAATCAGATTTTTACTCGTGATATCGGTTTTGTTATTGAGGATGTATTTGTAAAGTCTAATATTCTACCTGATAGAGAGCGCGAATTGGATGCAATTCAATATGTGATTGATCAAATGAATCCTACTAAGGTAGTTCGCCCACCCGAAGAGGTTCATATTGAAGGAGGCGATGTGATGCTTTGGGGGAATTATATTTTTGTAGGTACTTACAAAGGAAGTGATTACAAAGATTATATTACGGCACGCACTAATTGGCAAGGTGTGGAATACCTTAGAAAATTGTTCCCAAACAAAATAGTAAAAGAATTCGATTTGGTTAAATCCAAAATTGAAGCGCGTGATAATGCCTTGCATTTGGATTGTTGTTTTCAACCTGTGGGTGAAACAAAGGGAATTATCTACAAACGTGGCTTTCGAGAGGAAGCAGATTATATGTTCTTAGTACAATTGTTTGGTAAAGAAAATCTATTTCATATCGAGAGAGAAGAAATGTATCATATGTATTCGAATGTGTTTTCGATTGCTCCTGATGTGGTCGTTTCTGAACGAAAATTTACACGTTTGAATAACTGGCTTAGAGAAAACGGATTTACAGTAGAAGAAATACCCTATGCTGAAATAGCCAAACAAGAAGGATTATTGCGATGTTCGACATTGCCTTTGATTAGAGAATAAATGTGTTTAAAGTTTAAAGTTTAAGGTTGTTACTAACTTTAAACTTTAAACTTCTAACTTTAAACAGTAAAAAAACATGAACCAAACTACTAACGCTATACTAATGATTCGCCCAGTGGCGTTTCGAATGAACGAACAAACTGCTGTTAATAATTACTACCAAAAAGTGTTGGACGGATTATTACCTGCAACGGTTAATGCTAAGGCACAACAAGAATTTGATGCTTTCGTTGCGCAATTGCGTGCTGTGGGGATTCAAGTTATTGTGGTAGAGGATACTACTGATACTGATACGCCCGATAGTATTTTTCCGAATAATTGGATTTCGTTTCACGAAAATGGCGATGTGGTTTTGTATCCTATGTTTGCTGAAAATCGTCGTTTGGAGCGTCGTGAAGATATTTTAGATGTATTGGAAGACGAGGGTTTTGTGGTCAACGAAATAATGGATTATACTTCAGCTGAAACGGAAGGGTATTACCTAGAAGGAACAGGTAGTATTGTCTTAGACAGAGAAAACGGCAAAGCCTATTGTGCTTTATCTCCGCGTGCTGATGAAGAATTATTCATTGAGTTCTGCGAAGATTTTGAATACACACCGGTTATTTTTGAAGCCTTTCAAACAGTTGCAGATGAGCGAAAGCTAATTTATCATACCAATGTGATGATGTGTATTGGCGACACCTTTGCAGTGATTTGTGCGGATTGTATTGATGATAAAAAAGAGCGCAAAATGGTTTTGGACAGTCTACGCGGTGACGAAAAAGAAATTATCTTGATTACAGAAGCGCAGTTGAACAATTTTGCAGGCAATATGTTGGAGGTGATTGGAGCGAATGAACGTCGCTATTTAGTGATGAGTGCTTCGGCCTACCAATCTTTAACCAAAAAACAGATTGCGCAACTAGAAGAGCATTTGACTATTTTAAAGGCAAATTTAGATACCATTGAAGCTTGTGGAGGGGGAAGTGCACGTTGTATGATGGCTGAAATTTTCTTACCTATGGCAACGGTTTAGTCGGAATAATTTGACACAAACGTTTCTTTTTTGATTACTTTTGCAGCATACAATTCAAATCGATGAAAAATAAAAAAACTTTGGTGCTTGGCGCTACTACTAAACCGGAACGTTATGCTTTTAAAGCGATCACCGCTTTGGTGGGCAAAGGGCATTCTGTATTGGCGATTGGGCAAAATGCAGGTGAGGTGGCAGGAGTTAAAATCCAAACCAAAGCACTGCCTATAAAAAGTATAGACACAGTAAGTTTGTATCTTAATCCAGCACGACAAAGGGAATATTATAATTATATAATTGAAGCCCATCCTAAACGGGTGATTTTTAATCCAGGAACGGAGAATCCAGAATTTTACCAACTGTTAGCACTGAATGATATTCAGGTAGAAGTTGCTTGTACTTTGGTTTTATTGGCTACCAATCAATATTAAGCCAATTCGTTTGTTCAATTCACTACTTTTGTATCCATGGAATTTTCTTCAAAATTATTAGAAAAAGCAGTCAACGAAATGTCTCAATTGCCAGGAATTGGTAAGCGTACGGCTTTGCGATTGGTTTTGCATTTGTTGAAACAACCACAGGAACAAACGCAGTATTTGTCCCAAGCTTTGACAAGCATGCGCGAAGAAATTAAACAT from the Flavobacterium ammonificans genome contains:
- the ctlX gene encoding citrulline utilization hydrolase CtlX; amino-acid sequence: MNQTTNAILMIRPVAFRMNEQTAVNNYYQKVLDGLLPATVNAKAQQEFDAFVAQLRAVGIQVIVVEDTTDTDTPDSIFPNNWISFHENGDVVLYPMFAENRRLERREDILDVLEDEGFVVNEIMDYTSAETEGYYLEGTGSIVLDRENGKAYCALSPRADEELFIEFCEDFEYTPVIFEAFQTVADERKLIYHTNVMMCIGDTFAVICADCIDDKKERKMVLDSLRGDEKEIILITEAQLNNFAGNMLEVIGANERRYLVMSASAYQSLTKKQIAQLEEHLTILKANLDTIEACGGGSARCMMAEIFLPMATV
- a CDS encoding CoA-binding protein, which encodes MKNKKTLVLGATTKPERYAFKAITALVGKGHSVLAIGQNAGEVAGVKIQTKALPIKSIDTVSLYLNPARQREYYNYIIEAHPKRVIFNPGTENPEFYQLLALNDIQVEVACTLVLLATNQY
- a CDS encoding citrate synthase, coding for MSKIATLEIDGNQFELPLIVGSENEGAVDISKLRDASGLITLDPGYKNSGSCKSEITFLDGELGILRYRGYSIEDLAEKSNFLEVSYLVIFGELPTAEQLHQFEEDIRKYTLVNEEMKNIIDGFPKTAHPMGVLSALTSALTAFNPKSVNVENSKEMYEAVCKTMGKFLVIATWTYRKSMGFPLNYYDNTKGYVENFMHLMFELPTGPYAADPVVINALDKLFILHADHEQNCSTSTVRMVGSSHAGLFASISAGVSALWGPLHGGANQAVLEMLEEIYKTGGDADKYLAKAKDKNDPFRLMGFGHRVYKNFDPRAKIIKKAADEVLGTLGVEDPILAIAKKLEESALEDEYFKSRNLYPNVDFYSGIIYRALGIPTDMFTVMFAIGRLPGWIAQWKEMRENKEPIGRPRQVYVGHPLREFKR
- a CDS encoding dimethylarginine dimethylaminohydrolase family protein, giving the protein MLQLNVKDESSRLRAVVLGTAKSNGPTPKIEEAYDPKSLEHIIAGTYPIEADMVLEMDAFEAVFKKYGVTVYRPEIIENYNQIFTRDIGFVIEDVFVKSNILPDRERELDAIQYVIDQMNPTKVVRPPEEVHIEGGDVMLWGNYIFVGTYKGSDYKDYITARTNWQGVEYLRKLFPNKIVKEFDLVKSKIEARDNALHLDCCFQPVGETKGIIYKRGFREEADYMFLVQLFGKENLFHIEREEMYHMYSNVFSIAPDVVVSERKFTRLNNWLRENGFTVEEIPYAEIAKQEGLLRCSTLPLIRE